Genomic window (Arcobacter sp. F155):
GAAGTATAAAAAGAAGTTGATTCAAAAAAGGCTACCACTTCATATTGATACAAATAAAATAGATATGCCAAAGCAAAAGGTAAAAGAATAACTACTTCTATGAAAAGTCCTGCTATAGAACCAACATTTGCTTTTTTTCTAAGCATTCCATAAAAACCAAAAGAGAAAGCAAGTATTAATGAAACCATTGGTAAATAACCAAGGGAAAAAAGCTGATATAAAACAGCTACTACACCAATAAAAATTGCTATATATTGATTTCTTGTCATTCTTTCACTAAAGATTAAAAACCCAAGTCCTACATTTACTAAAGGATTAATATAATACCCCAAAGAAGCCTCTAGTATCCTATCGTTTGCAATTGCCCAAATAAAAGTTAGCCAGTTTAAAGAGATAACAAAAGTTGAGAAAAATAGATATTTTATAGTCCTAAAATCTTTTACAGCAGTTATTAAAGCGTGAAGTTCCTTTTTAAAAAGAAAAAAAGGAAGAAGTGTTACACATGAAAAAAGTATTCTATAAATAAGAATTTCAAAGGCATCTACATTTGATACTTGTTTAAAATATATTGGGGCTAAACCACCCCAAAATAAAAATGCTAATATGGCATAAATCTGCCCTAATCTACTTTCACTCAATATATTATCTTTATAATTTTTATGAAACTATAGCTAAATCTTAGTGAAAGTTACAATTGCTATTTTAAAAACTCTTTTACTTCTTCTTTATTTAATAATTTACCACTACTTTTAACAACTCCATTTACCACAAGTGACGGTGTTGATAAAACTTGATATTCCATAATTTTGATTGGGTCATCAACTTTTTCTATTTGTGCAAATATTTTTTCATCTGCAACTGCTTGTTTTACATTTTGAAGTAACGCTTCACACTTTGTACAACCCGTACCTAAAATTTCAATTTTCATTTTTTTCCTTTTTAAAGATAACCTTTTTTATAAAAT
Coding sequences:
- the rarD gene encoding EamA family transporter RarD, translating into MSESRLGQIYAILAFLFWGGLAPIYFKQVSNVDAFEILIYRILFSCVTLLPFFLFKKELHALITAVKDFRTIKYLFFSTFVISLNWLTFIWAIANDRILEASLGYYINPLVNVGLGFLIFSERMTRNQYIAIFIGVVAVLYQLFSLGYLPMVSLILAFSFGFYGMLRKKANVGSIAGLFIEVVILLPFALAYLFYLYQYEVVAFFESTSFYTSFMLALSGLVTVIPLLLFNGAATRMKLTTIGFFQYIGPTVAFFIAIFVYNEEFNFDKLVTFILIWIALFVFSLDTINKLRKGTNKK
- a CDS encoding thioredoxin family protein, whose product is MKIEILGTGCTKCEALLQNVKQAVADEKIFAQIEKVDDPIKIMEYQVLSTPSLVVNGVVKSSGKLLNKEEVKEFLK